The Phacochoerus africanus isolate WHEZ1 chromosome 3, ROS_Pafr_v1, whole genome shotgun sequence genome window below encodes:
- the TNP1 gene encoding spermatid nuclear transition protein 1 translates to MSTSRKLKSYGMRRGKNRAPHKGVKRGGSKRKYRKGSLKSRKRCDDANRNYRSHL, encoded by the exons ATGTCGACCAGCCGCAAGTTAAAGAGCTATGGCATGAGGAGGGGCAAGAACCGCGCTCCTCACAAGGGAGTTAAGAGAGGTGGCAGCAAAAGAAAATACCGGAAGGGCAGCCTGAAGAGTAGAAAACGGTGCGATGATG CCAATCGCAATTACCGCTCCCACTTGTGA